CACATTCTCGATGCCCACACCGACGAGTTCCACGCCTTCCAGTTCGTGACCGAAACTGTTGCCAAGCGCAAAATCCGACGCATCGGGTGGCAGAGACTCCGCACACGACTGTACGACGAGGAGTCGCCATACATCGAATGGCGCGTCTTGGAGTCCGTTGTCGACCAACTCAACACCTACTATGACACACATGGACGGTTCCCCGAGGCGTACACGGAACTCGTCGAGACGCCCGATCCCAACGGCACACTCCCGTATGCACCGGACACAGGCGACTACCACATCCACGAACTATCGATTGAAGACGGCGACCTTTGCTTCGTAGTGAACGCGCCGGACTCACTCTCGCCGGACAGCTACCACGACTGGACAGACCACGAAATCCGCTTCCCGACCCACGCACGGTTCAGCGAGATGCTCGACACGGGAGACGTGAAAGCCCCCACACTCCATGCCTCCGAGTATGGGTACACACTTGACGTGCCCGTTGCTGTACCCGACCAGGACACTGAGACAGTCAGTGACCGCGTGTTGTCGGTTGACCTCGGCGTGAAAAAACAGGCCACGGCGGTCGTCTTCGATAACGGCGACGACAGGACACACGAGCAGATTTCACCACCGCAGTTTCTTGACCATCCGGCCAAAGACAAACTGTTCCGTCTCAAGGCTGACGCCGAGGGCATCAACGACCGACTGGCAGCACTCCGTCGACAGGGCACTGCCCACACGGAACGGTTCACCCACTTGCTCAGTGAGTACCGCCAGACACGGCGGAAAGAGCGGCGGTTGCGTGAGCAAATCCAGCACGACGTAGCGAACCAGTTGGTGTGGCTGGCGATAGAGTACGGCTGTGAAACCATCGTGTTCGAGTCACTCGGGCAAATCGACGCACCAGAGACGAGCGGTTCAGTTGCGTGGTCGATCTCCTCGTGGGCTCGCGGCGAACTCCTCGATCGCGTCGGATACAAAGCCGAGTTGGTGGGGATCGACTTCGAGACGGTGAACCCGTGGGGAACGAGCCGACACTGTCCGCGATGTGGCGAACGTGGGCAGACGGTGAAAGCACCAGACAACCACACTGAGTGCCGTCACGGCGGGCACTTTCACTGTCCTGAGTGTGGGTACGAGTGCGACCGCGACGTAGTTGGGGCGGTGAACGTCGGTCGGAAGCACCTCGACGGCTCCAAGATGGAGGAGGCGAACCCTGCCGCCTATATGGAGGTGGGGAAGCACGCCAGTTTTCCATCACTGCGAGGTGCCCGTTCTACTGGCGGTGAGCGGAGCGAGGCTTCGCGAGCCTCAGAAACGCTTGCCGTTTCTGGCGTTCAGTCCGCGACCGACCAACAGGATCAGGCGAGCGGTCGTCAGACCCACCTGTCCCAGTACCGTGCTCCGTCACTCACTGTGAAACGGAGCGGGACAGACACGGGTGGACTGCCACACAATCACGGTAGTAACACGGGCGAGCGGACGCCCAGCGGTAGTGTGACACGGCACGTACTCGCCAGTGCTCCCGATTATGGGTGAATGCTACCAAATGCTACTGAAAATCAGAACGGTATAGACGATGCCCCACACCTGCGAGGACTGCGGTGCGGAGTTCGAAACGCTGTCGAGCCTGCGCCTGCACGATGGTCCGGACGACGAACCTACCCGGGACGATGAGTGGTTCGAGGAGCGCAGGGCCGAGATCAGGAAGCAACGACGCGAAACGGCACGGAGAGTCAAACGAAACGCCAGCCACGAACTGACGGACGCCATCGACCAGGCACAGCGGGGCGAGGAAATGGCTGTCTATCAGGCCCTCGCACAGTACGAACGCCATCTCTCCGAAGAGTGGGCAAAGGGCGAGGACGGAGAGTACTGGGGGTTTCACCGCGTGTTCTATGGCCCAGTGGTCGGGAGTCTCGAACCGTTCGTCAAGCGGGAAGGATGGTCGTGGTTGCTGGACGTGCTGGAGGCCTACTGGCCCGACGCCACGTACGACTTCGAGACCTATCCCGAACACGAGGACTTCGGTGGCGCTGAGCGAGGTGATTTCGAGGAGTACCCACACGTCAGCCACGTGCTCGCGACTGTCACTGGCAAGCAACTGGTTCGAACACGCCGTGCCGACGGTGTCAGAGCGGCTCCAGCCGACGCACTCGACTATCTGTTGGAGTTCCACCGCCACCCTGGCGACCAGCACCCCTGGATCGATTCGATGAGCTACGGCTGGGGTATCGGCCATCCGGACCACCCGTTCGAAGACACCATCGAGACACTGGTCGACGGAGAGTACGAAATCTGGGTGAGCACAGCTATCGAACACGCGATGCACGCCGACCAGCACGCTGCGACGGACCTCGTCGAAGCCCTGTTTGCTGCGGGTATCGTCACGGACCCGGCCCAGATTCTCCATCTTCTCGGGCGAATCGACGACGGCTACCCGCCCGATACGAGTGACCACTGGGATTGGGGATCGCTATTGCCCGAATTTCACGCGGATGGCTTCGACTGGGACCCTGTTGTTCGGGACCGACTGCGGGCTGTCGTCGTCGACTGTGGGCTCGCCCGGCAGTTACCCGACGACTGGGAGTTCACCGATATTGTTCTATAAAAGTTTGTGTGTATCGCCGAATATCTCTTCGGTATGAACAATAACCCTGACGAGTACGAGGATGTAGACCTGCCAGAAGGTCTCGATATCGCTCCTG
This window of the Halapricum desulfuricans genome carries:
- a CDS encoding RNA-guided endonuclease InsQ/TnpB family protein, yielding MTQLTEQFHVPDEYHEACDRLTTLVEKHTRRLLADEYWSDDHLDAISDQTAQSYTYIRDDDHDAFESVDEYVYSRFKRCVYHRVTHILDAHTDEFHAFQFVTETVAKRKIRRIGWQRLRTRLYDEESPYIEWRVLESVVDQLNTYYDTHGRFPEAYTELVETPDPNGTLPYAPDTGDYHIHELSIEDGDLCFVVNAPDSLSPDSYHDWTDHEIRFPTHARFSEMLDTGDVKAPTLHASEYGYTLDVPVAVPDQDTETVSDRVLSVDLGVKKQATAVVFDNGDDRTHEQISPPQFLDHPAKDKLFRLKADAEGINDRLAALRRQGTAHTERFTHLLSEYRQTRRKERRLREQIQHDVANQLVWLAIEYGCETIVFESLGQIDAPETSGSVAWSISSWARGELLDRVGYKAELVGIDFETVNPWGTSRHCPRCGERGQTVKAPDNHTECRHGGHFHCPECGYECDRDVVGAVNVGRKHLDGSKMEEANPAAYMEVGKHASFPSLRGARSTGGERSEASRASETLAVSGVQSATDQQDQASGRQTHLSQYRAPSLTVKRSGTDTGGLPHNHGSNTGERTPSGSVTRHVLASAPDYG